One Ranitomeya variabilis isolate aRanVar5 chromosome 5, aRanVar5.hap1, whole genome shotgun sequence DNA window includes the following coding sequences:
- the LOC143774243 gene encoding uncharacterized protein LOC143774243: MKFLFHFGFFGLIIISKVFSKPSCSSEKNSENMEETSCTNLGLSVLPVTDIPQNTAVLLLSYNNFRSLSTSMFKGFKDLTELEVTDNGMTSFDIDIPLMIEELNLANNSLTELPKVSLLSALTKLHLSHNQISTIQENAFTGLKRLAMLELQHNQIGSLPEEVFMALPSLKHLDLSYNQLWHLPDRLLSSSENLAILYLSGNHLTDIPDNFFEDLDLGYVYLEKNPWNCNCALLYFKNWLEADEDRVYETSKEGPTKNQRSVICSDGTPLIDYNMDHCLIRTKGDTNVPPLTEKNFVPKKVLETKLMAITLWTTTPVVTIKKEITTLTTKETTTLPTTTPTTQETVIFPTTKPTTQETSTLLTTIPTTQETTIFPTIKPTTQETTTLPTTTPTTQETTIFPTTKPTTQETTTFTTPTTQETTTLPTTTPTTQESTIFPTTKPTTQETTTFTTTPTTQETTTLPTTTPTTQESTIFPTTKPTTQETTFTTTPTTQETTIFPTITPTTETIILESTWLTSLKTTEKATTALNPTTLMMTTIVVEILTKEPRTTIGSTSDEIEKISMISPTTDPMLPPRISRVVAFGVDWLANVILEYCCLVHVIIYGLCILLLLVEMVFTTMCLLWIYCCNQDLLQWLPRIRLIRYSVRVPMNDEDILLVNNGAIESHFRDQSMDGVTKMLVLESHTRQQEIRYTSAIL, from the exons ATGAAATTCCTCTTTCACTTTGGCTTCTTCGGTCTCATTATAATCAGTAAAGTTTTCTCGAAACCTTCTTGCTCCTCAGAGAAGAACAGCGAAAATATGGAAGAAACATCTTGTACCAATCTTGGCTTGTCTGTCCTCCCAGTGACCGACATCCCACAGAACACGGCCGTCCTCCTCCTGTCCTATAACAACTTCAGGTCTCTGTCCACCTCCATGTTTAAGGGATTTAAAGATTTGACAGAGTTGGAAGTTACTGACAATGGGATGACAAGCTTTGATATAGACATACCACTAATGATAGAAGAACTCAACCTGGCCAACAACTCACTGACAGAACTGCCAAAGGTGTCACTGCTGTCAGCACTAACGAAACTGCACCTATCCCACAACCAGATCTCCACCATTCAGGAAAATGCCTTCACGGGGCTGAAGAGGCTGGCCATGTTGGAGCTGCAACACAACCAAATTGGTTCACTGCCAGAAGAG GTATTCATGGCACTGCCATCATTGAAGCATCTGGATTTGTCATACAATCAGTTGTGGCATCTTCCTGATCGCCTTCTCTCCAGCTCTGAGAATCTAGCCATTCTTTACTTATCGGGGAACCATCTCACAGATATCCCTGACAACTTCTTTGAGGATCTGGACTTGGGTTACGTGTATCTGGAGAAAAATCCCTGGAACTGTAATTGTGCTCTTCTGTACTTTAAGAACTGGCTGGAGGCAGATGAAGACAGAGTCTACGAAACCTCCAAAGAAGGTCCAACTAAGAATCAAAGAAGTGTGATCTGCTCTGATGGAACCCCACTCATTGATTACAACATGGATCATTGCTTAATTAGAACAAAAGGGGACACAAATGTTCCTCCTTTAACAGAAAAGAATTTTGTGCCCAAAAAGGTTTTAGAGACCAAGCTGATGGCTATAACTCTATGGACAACCACACCAGTAGTAACCATTAAGAAAGAAATCACCACGTTAACTACAAAAGAAACTACCACGTTACCAACCACGACACCAACTACACAAGAAACCGTCATATTTCCAACCACGAAACCCACTACACAAGAAACCTCCACATTACTAACCACGATACCAACTACACAAGAAACCACCATATTTCCAACCATAAAACCAACTACACAAGAAACCACCACGTTACCAACCACGACTCCAACTACACAAGAAACCACCATATTTCCAACCACAAAACCAACTACACAAGAAACCACCACATTTACAACACCAACTACACAAGAAACCACCACGTTACCAACCACGACACCAACTACACAAGAATCCACCATATTTCCAACCACAAAACCAACTACACAAGAAACCACCACATTTACAACAACACCAACTACACAAGAAACCACCACGTTACCAACCACGACACCAACTACACAAGAATCCACCATATTTCCAACCACAAAACCAACTACACAAGAAACCACATTTACAACAACACCAACTACACAAGAAACCACCAtattcccaaccataacaccaactACAGAAACAATCATTTTAGAATCCACATGGTTGACAAGCCTAAAAACCACGGAAAAGGCAACCACAGCACTGAACCCAACTACATTGATGATGACCACCATCGTGGTTGAGATCCTCACCAAGGAGCCCAGGACGACCATTGGAAGCACTAGTGATGAAATTGAGAAAATATCTATGATAAGCCCTACAACTGATCCCATGCTTCCACCCCGAATTTCCCGGGTGGTAGCATTTGGTGTGGATTGGTTGGCCAATGTCATCCTCGAATACTGTTGTCTTGTACATGTGATCATCTATGGTTTGTGTATCCTCCTCCTCTTAGTTGAAATGGTGTTCACTACGATGTGTTTGCTGTGGATCTACTGCTGTAATCAGGACCTTCTACAATGGCTTCCGAGAATACGGTTGATCAGATACAGTGTGAGGGTGCCCATGAACGATGAAGATATCTTACTTGTCAACAATGGCGCCATTGAGTCACACTTCAGAGATCAGTCTATGGATGGTGTCACTAAGATGTTGGTTCTGGAGTCCCATACTCGACAACAAGAAATACGATACACATCTGCTATCCTGTAA